A portion of the Hyalangium minutum genome contains these proteins:
- a CDS encoding OPT family oligopeptide transporter — MSETASAPVAPKEAEFQPYISADRSDVAEFTPKAIIIGVVFGIIFGAATVYLALKAGLTVSASIPIAVLAISLLKKLGGSTILENNVVQTIGSAGESIAAGVVFTLPGFLFLSTESNGASFFDYWTIFTLALLGGVLGTLMMVPLRRSLIVKEHGNLPYPEGTACASVLIAGEKGGNLAKIAFQGVGFAFAYALLQKIAKLIAETPALVTAQTNKYFPSATLNGEITPEYMGVGYIIGPKIGGVLVAGGVLAWLGIIPLLSSLVPPDLIAAQLVKLSYLSSLTTAGGKGGWDPATHTFASTATAVYFAYVRQIGAGAVAAGGFITLLKTLPTIISAFKESLASLREGASAAAAKRTERDLPITVVLAGSVGLVVVMALLPFLPGTIFGRLLLGVLIVVFGFFFVTVASRIVGIIGSSSNPISGMTIATLMATCLIFIGIGWTGDVYQPMALCVGGMVCIAAANAGATSQDLKTGYLVGATPRAQQIGLMIGAVAASVVIGLTIKLLDTPTPEMQAQGIQHMIGSEKFPAPQGTLMATLIKGLLAFNLDWQFVLVGVFLSVTMELCGVKALSFAVGAYLPLSTTAPIFAGGVIKGLADYVAHRKGEKVEESELGPGNLFATGLVAGGALAGVLVAILSVNEGISKELAKINLEPRLEHALGAGGYQLLGVFFFALMGFVLYRISRRPSEV, encoded by the coding sequence ATGTCCGAAACCGCCTCAGCCCCCGTAGCTCCGAAGGAAGCCGAGTTTCAGCCCTACATCTCCGCGGACCGAAGCGATGTCGCCGAGTTCACCCCCAAGGCCATCATCATCGGGGTGGTGTTCGGCATCATCTTCGGCGCCGCGACGGTGTACCTGGCCCTGAAAGCGGGCCTGACCGTGTCGGCCTCGATTCCGATCGCGGTGCTCGCCATCTCCCTGCTGAAGAAGCTGGGAGGCTCGACGATCCTCGAGAACAACGTGGTGCAGACCATCGGCTCGGCGGGCGAGTCCATCGCCGCGGGCGTGGTGTTCACCCTGCCGGGCTTCCTCTTCCTGAGCACGGAGAGCAACGGCGCCAGCTTCTTCGACTACTGGACCATCTTCACGCTGGCGCTGCTGGGCGGGGTGCTGGGCACGCTGATGATGGTGCCGCTGCGGCGCTCGCTGATCGTCAAGGAGCACGGCAACCTGCCCTACCCCGAGGGCACGGCATGCGCGTCGGTGCTCATCGCCGGTGAGAAGGGCGGCAACCTGGCGAAGATCGCCTTCCAGGGCGTGGGCTTCGCGTTCGCGTACGCCCTCCTCCAGAAGATCGCGAAGCTGATCGCCGAGACGCCCGCGCTGGTGACGGCGCAGACGAACAAGTACTTCCCGTCCGCCACGCTGAACGGCGAGATCACCCCCGAGTACATGGGCGTGGGCTACATCATCGGGCCGAAGATCGGTGGGGTGCTGGTGGCCGGTGGCGTGCTGGCGTGGCTGGGGATCATCCCGCTGCTGTCCTCGCTGGTGCCGCCGGACCTCATCGCCGCGCAGCTGGTGAAGCTGAGCTACCTCTCGAGCCTCACCACCGCGGGCGGCAAGGGCGGGTGGGATCCGGCGACGCACACGTTCGCCAGCACGGCGACGGCGGTCTACTTCGCGTATGTCCGGCAGATCGGCGCGGGCGCGGTGGCGGCCGGCGGCTTCATCACCCTGCTGAAGACGCTGCCGACGATCATCTCGGCCTTCAAGGAGAGCCTGGCCTCCCTGCGTGAGGGGGCCTCGGCGGCCGCCGCCAAGCGCACCGAGCGCGATCTGCCCATCACCGTGGTGCTGGCGGGCAGCGTGGGCCTCGTGGTGGTGATGGCGCTGCTGCCCTTCCTGCCGGGGACGATCTTCGGCCGGCTGCTGCTGGGCGTGCTCATCGTGGTGTTCGGCTTCTTCTTCGTGACGGTGGCCTCGCGCATCGTGGGCATCATCGGCTCGTCGTCCAACCCCATCTCGGGCATGACGATCGCCACGCTGATGGCCACCTGCCTCATCTTCATCGGCATCGGGTGGACGGGCGACGTGTACCAGCCCATGGCGCTGTGCGTGGGCGGCATGGTGTGCATCGCGGCGGCGAACGCCGGTGCCACCTCGCAGGACCTCAAGACGGGCTACCTGGTGGGCGCCACGCCTCGGGCGCAGCAGATCGGTCTGATGATCGGCGCGGTGGCGGCGTCCGTGGTGATCGGGCTCACCATCAAGCTGCTGGACACGCCCACCCCGGAGATGCAGGCCCAGGGCATCCAGCACATGATCGGCAGCGAGAAGTTCCCCGCGCCACAGGGAACGCTGATGGCCACGCTCATCAAGGGCCTGCTGGCCTTCAACCTGGACTGGCAGTTCGTCCTGGTGGGCGTGTTCCTGTCCGTGACGATGGAGCTGTGCGGCGTGAAGGCCCTGTCCTTCGCGGTGGGCGCGTATCTGCCCCTGTCCACCACGGCGCCCATCTTCGCGGGCGGCGTCATCAAGGGGCTGGCGGACTACGTGGCGCACCGCAAGGGCGAGAAGGTGGAGGAGTCCGAGCTGGGGCCCGGCAACCTGTTCGCCACGGGCCTGGTGGCCGGCGGCGCGCTGGCGGGCGTGCTGGTGGCCATCCTCTCGGTGAACGAGGGCATCTCCAAGGAGCTCGCGAAGATCAACCTGGAGCCGCGGCTCGAGCACGCGCTGGGCGCGGGCGGCTATCAGCTGCTCGGCGTCTTCTTCTTCGCGTTGATGGGCTTCGTGCTCTACCGCATCTCGCGCCGGCCGTCGGAGGTGTAG
- a CDS encoding trifunctional serine/threonine-protein kinase/ATP-binding protein/sensor histidine kinase: protein MTRLPGYTLVEPFQACGSNLFSRAIRDADRRKVILTTPRSEHPGSRERTRYEHEYNLLRRLEGTPGVITALALESYPERPVLVFDDIEGAHLSEHVGASIHVRSFLELAIPLVATLAEVHRRGVIYQALQPANILLTPSGQPWLIDFGSACLQQARQVQASPPNLPEGMAAYMSPEQSGRMNRALDYRTDLYSLGITFYQLLTGSLPFKAHDPLEWIHAHLAQVPLPPHQWEPSIPPILSEIVLKLIAKMPEERYQSAEGLLADLRTCHEQLSLGALETFPLGRQDFSARFQLPRRLYGRDEDLQGLMSALDRTMRKRRPEWILVRGYSGIGKSSVVHELHPQVLRRRGFFLHGKFDQLQRDMPYAPLAQAFKGLVQQVLTGSDDEVNAWRQRLLDAFEGQGGVMVELVPSLELVVGRQPPVSELPPLEAQNRFHRLFLRFLGVFAAPERPLVLFLDDLQWADFASLQLLKFLAMHPDTPPLLWVGAYRDHEVNASHPLMLTVDELRKEGTRIGDISLAPLSLEQTRQLIGDTLPGARPELVQDLAAVTHTKTGGNPFFLLQLLQTLYQDGLLVRAPEGGWRWDETGVKAKGYSDNVVDFIAGRLRQLPEPTQQLLRFAACMGNLFSASHLGLLGSLAPQELEARLAPALREEVVQRAGADHYRFLHDRIQQAAHNLIPTEERKVIHLRIGRLMLSSLTPDELRERLFDVVAQLNSSTELITDREERLRLARLNAEAGARAQASTAWHSAVGSFSVAFSLLPDDPWATEHTLAFKLRLEQARCELMAGHPAEARKLVDELLSRALTSPELATASRLRSTLHLAAGEVDDSVACLLACLERIGMPLPPRPTEEQVKAADAEVWALLGARSIESLSGLPPMTDPDLQAAMGILADLTVPALYSGSSLLPFHLSRMVALSLRHGNTEAAAHGYAWYGLVCCVAAAEKYAEGYAFGRVAQGLVNRPEFSAYRSGTLFILAHLSRWVRPFSVSLGLFQETFRHSLQSGDFRNACYCCDNILINRLLMGHELEEVYQESVTRLEFVRKASYEDIGSIITLYQRHVQQLRGLSASIKSLDGDGFSEQEVEARLAGRGQQLLSCLYFTAKAKARYFGGAPEEAREALAAAEKHLRVVGGLIARYDHELYSALTLAACFRRAPPQQQQEMLDALRRHHRQVAVWAKLSPENFLSAERLVAAELARVTGHTDEAMQAYEDAMRTAREHGVLPHAALAAELAAHFSKERGWQTASSAYAHEAWEAYRQWGAEGKLRQIEAQWPRAAGVRETGPTGATASSQIDALSVVKAQQAVSREIVLDKLVSTLMGVALQSAGAQRGALILKQGELLRVAAVSDASGTRAREAHEALPWTVLAYVRRTGEPVLIDDTSRPHTFSSDGELLRRQARSVLCLPLRRKEEFYGALYLENSLTTEAFSAERLELLSHIASQAAISIENARLYTELQKAEAALRHANEDLERRVDERTRELTQAQSQLVETARMVGMAEVATNVLHDVGNALTSIVVDSGLMRQSLASSRMGRMKQVSALLEDHRHDLPRFFARDPRGAHLVDYLSGLAQELTQEQTSLQATLDNMNKNISRVRAIIQMQQTYATSTVLPEECELAELLDDALRLHQGAMERAGIQVTRELKPLPRVKVDRYKVLQILFNLFSNACTALESKPPADRYLEIRLEARGGWVRIQVRDSGVGIAPDVKPRLFNQGFSTRKDGQGIGLHSSAIAAQLIGGRLTLESEGRDQGATATLDLPVTPPQPALAHAS, encoded by the coding sequence ATGACCAGGTTGCCGGGGTACACGCTCGTCGAGCCTTTTCAGGCCTGCGGTTCCAACCTCTTCTCCCGCGCCATCCGCGACGCGGATCGGCGCAAGGTCATCCTCACCACGCCTCGCTCGGAGCACCCCGGCTCGCGCGAGCGCACCCGCTACGAGCACGAGTACAACCTCCTGCGCCGCCTCGAGGGCACCCCCGGCGTCATCACCGCGCTCGCCCTCGAGAGCTATCCCGAGCGGCCTGTCCTCGTCTTCGACGACATTGAAGGCGCCCACCTCTCGGAGCATGTCGGAGCGTCCATCCATGTCCGCTCCTTCCTCGAGCTCGCCATCCCCTTGGTCGCCACCCTCGCGGAAGTGCACCGCCGCGGCGTCATCTATCAGGCGCTCCAGCCCGCCAACATCCTCCTCACTCCCTCGGGCCAGCCGTGGCTCATCGATTTCGGCAGCGCCTGCCTCCAGCAAGCGCGCCAGGTTCAGGCCTCCCCACCGAACCTCCCGGAGGGCATGGCCGCCTATATGTCCCCAGAGCAGTCGGGCCGCATGAACCGTGCCCTCGACTACCGCACCGATCTCTACTCGCTCGGCATCACCTTCTATCAGCTCCTCACCGGCAGCCTGCCGTTCAAGGCCCACGATCCCCTGGAGTGGATCCACGCCCACCTGGCCCAGGTGCCCCTGCCGCCCCACCAGTGGGAGCCGTCCATCCCTCCCATCCTCTCCGAGATCGTCCTCAAGCTGATCGCCAAGATGCCCGAGGAGCGCTACCAGAGCGCCGAGGGACTCCTGGCCGATCTCCGGACGTGTCACGAGCAGCTCTCTCTCGGGGCACTCGAGACGTTCCCGCTGGGCCGGCAGGACTTCTCTGCTCGCTTTCAGTTGCCTCGGCGACTGTATGGCCGGGACGAGGATCTCCAGGGCCTCATGAGCGCCCTCGATCGCACGATGCGCAAGCGGCGTCCCGAGTGGATCCTCGTGCGCGGCTACTCTGGCATCGGCAAGTCGTCCGTCGTGCACGAGCTGCACCCCCAGGTGCTCCGGCGGCGCGGCTTCTTCCTCCATGGCAAGTTCGATCAGCTCCAGCGGGACATGCCCTATGCCCCCCTGGCCCAGGCCTTCAAGGGTCTGGTGCAGCAGGTGCTCACGGGCAGTGACGACGAGGTGAACGCCTGGCGCCAGCGCCTCCTCGACGCCTTCGAGGGGCAGGGTGGGGTGATGGTGGAGCTCGTGCCCTCCCTGGAGCTGGTGGTCGGCCGCCAGCCTCCCGTCTCCGAGCTGCCGCCGCTGGAGGCGCAGAACCGCTTCCACCGCCTCTTCCTGCGCTTCCTCGGCGTCTTCGCTGCTCCCGAGCGCCCGCTCGTGTTGTTTCTCGATGACCTCCAGTGGGCGGACTTCGCCAGCCTCCAGTTGCTGAAGTTCCTCGCCATGCACCCCGACACGCCGCCGCTCCTCTGGGTCGGCGCCTACCGGGACCATGAGGTGAACGCGTCCCACCCGCTCATGCTCACCGTGGACGAGCTGCGCAAAGAGGGAACGCGGATCGGGGACATCTCCCTGGCCCCGCTGTCCCTGGAACAGACCCGGCAACTGATCGGGGATACCTTGCCAGGAGCCCGTCCCGAGCTGGTGCAGGACCTCGCCGCGGTGACGCACACCAAGACGGGTGGCAACCCCTTCTTCCTGTTGCAGTTGCTGCAGACGCTCTACCAGGACGGCCTGCTCGTGCGCGCCCCAGAAGGCGGCTGGCGCTGGGATGAGACCGGCGTCAAAGCCAAGGGGTACTCGGACAACGTGGTGGACTTCATCGCGGGCCGCCTGCGCCAGCTCCCGGAGCCCACCCAGCAACTGCTGCGCTTCGCGGCGTGCATGGGCAACCTCTTCTCCGCGTCCCACCTGGGCCTCCTGGGGAGCCTCGCGCCGCAAGAGCTGGAGGCTCGGCTCGCTCCGGCGCTGCGTGAAGAGGTGGTGCAGCGGGCCGGTGCCGATCACTACCGCTTCCTTCATGACCGGATCCAACAGGCGGCGCACAACCTGATCCCCACGGAGGAGCGCAAGGTCATCCACCTGCGGATCGGCCGCCTGATGCTTTCCAGCCTCACTCCGGACGAGCTGCGCGAGCGCCTCTTCGACGTGGTGGCTCAGCTGAACTCCAGCACGGAGCTGATCACCGATCGCGAAGAGCGCCTCCGGCTGGCGCGCCTCAACGCGGAGGCAGGCGCGCGGGCTCAGGCGTCCACAGCGTGGCACTCGGCCGTGGGCTCCTTCTCCGTCGCCTTCTCGCTGCTCCCTGACGATCCCTGGGCGACGGAGCACACCCTGGCGTTCAAGCTCCGGCTGGAGCAGGCCCGCTGCGAACTCATGGCGGGACACCCAGCCGAGGCGCGCAAGCTCGTGGACGAGCTGCTCTCCCGGGCGCTCACGTCTCCAGAGCTGGCCACTGCCTCCCGCCTCCGGAGCACGCTCCACCTGGCCGCGGGAGAAGTGGACGACTCGGTGGCGTGCCTGCTCGCGTGCCTGGAGCGCATCGGCATGCCCCTGCCGCCCAGGCCCACCGAGGAGCAGGTGAAGGCCGCCGACGCGGAGGTCTGGGCCCTCCTGGGAGCCCGCTCCATCGAGAGCCTCTCCGGGCTGCCGCCCATGACGGATCCCGACCTCCAGGCGGCCATGGGCATCCTCGCGGACCTCACCGTCCCGGCGCTCTACTCGGGCAGCAGCCTGTTGCCCTTCCACCTGTCCCGGATGGTGGCCCTCTCGCTCCGCCACGGAAACACGGAGGCCGCCGCGCACGGCTATGCCTGGTATGGCCTCGTGTGCTGCGTGGCCGCCGCCGAGAAGTACGCGGAGGGCTACGCGTTCGGCCGGGTGGCCCAGGGGCTCGTGAACCGCCCGGAGTTCTCCGCCTACCGCAGTGGCACCTTGTTCATCCTCGCGCACCTCAGCCGCTGGGTCCGGCCGTTCTCCGTGTCGCTCGGGCTCTTCCAGGAGACGTTCCGCCACTCGCTCCAGAGCGGCGACTTCCGCAACGCCTGCTACTGCTGCGACAACATCCTCATCAACCGCCTGCTCATGGGGCACGAGCTGGAAGAGGTCTACCAGGAGTCCGTGACGCGGCTCGAGTTCGTCCGCAAGGCGAGCTACGAGGACATCGGCTCCATCATCACCCTCTACCAGCGCCACGTTCAGCAGCTGCGCGGGCTGTCTGCGTCCATCAAGTCCCTGGACGGCGACGGCTTCTCCGAGCAGGAGGTCGAGGCCCGGCTGGCGGGCCGCGGACAGCAGCTCCTGTCCTGCCTCTACTTCACTGCCAAGGCGAAGGCGCGGTACTTCGGAGGCGCGCCGGAGGAGGCCCGTGAAGCCCTGGCCGCCGCCGAGAAGCACCTCCGAGTGGTGGGCGGCCTCATTGCCCGCTACGACCATGAGCTGTACAGCGCATTGACGCTGGCCGCCTGCTTCCGGAGAGCGCCTCCGCAGCAGCAGCAGGAGATGCTGGACGCGCTCAGGCGGCACCACCGGCAGGTAGCGGTCTGGGCCAAGCTCAGCCCGGAGAACTTCCTCTCCGCCGAGCGCCTGGTGGCCGCTGAGCTGGCGCGTGTCACGGGTCACACCGACGAGGCCATGCAGGCCTACGAAGACGCGATGCGAACCGCCCGTGAGCACGGCGTCCTTCCCCATGCCGCACTGGCCGCGGAGCTGGCTGCCCACTTCTCCAAGGAGCGGGGTTGGCAGACAGCCTCGAGCGCCTATGCCCACGAGGCCTGGGAGGCCTACCGGCAGTGGGGCGCCGAGGGGAAGCTGCGGCAGATCGAGGCCCAGTGGCCGCGCGCGGCCGGAGTCCGAGAGACGGGCCCCACGGGAGCCACCGCGTCCTCCCAGATCGATGCGCTGAGCGTGGTGAAGGCCCAGCAGGCCGTCTCCCGGGAGATCGTCCTGGACAAGCTGGTCTCCACCCTCATGGGCGTCGCCCTGCAGAGCGCGGGGGCCCAGCGGGGCGCGCTCATCCTCAAGCAAGGAGAGCTCTTGAGGGTGGCCGCCGTCTCGGACGCTTCGGGTACCCGCGCCCGCGAGGCGCACGAGGCGCTCCCGTGGACCGTGCTGGCCTATGTGCGCCGCACCGGTGAGCCGGTGCTCATCGACGACACCTCCCGGCCGCACACCTTCTCCAGCGATGGCGAGCTGCTCAGGCGCCAGGCCCGCTCCGTGCTCTGCCTGCCCCTGCGCCGCAAGGAGGAGTTCTACGGGGCGCTCTACCTGGAGAACTCGCTCACCACCGAGGCCTTCTCCGCCGAGCGCCTGGAGCTGCTGAGCCACATCGCCTCGCAGGCGGCCATCTCCATCGAGAACGCGCGGCTGTACACGGAGCTGCAGAAGGCCGAGGCCGCGCTCCGCCATGCCAACGAGGATCTGGAGCGGCGGGTGGACGAGCGGACCCGCGAGCTGACGCAGGCCCAGTCCCAGTTGGTGGAGACCGCTCGCATGGTCGGTATGGCCGAGGTCGCCACCAACGTGCTCCACGACGTGGGCAATGCGCTCACCAGCATCGTGGTGGACTCGGGCCTCATGCGCCAGTCGCTCGCGTCCTCACGGATGGGCCGGATGAAGCAGGTCTCGGCGCTGCTGGAGGACCACCGCCATGATCTCCCGCGCTTCTTCGCCCGGGATCCGCGCGGCGCCCACCTGGTGGACTACCTCTCCGGCCTCGCCCAGGAGCTGACCCAGGAGCAGACCTCGCTCCAGGCCACGCTGGACAACATGAACAAGAACATCAGCCGGGTGCGCGCCATCATCCAGATGCAGCAGACGTACGCCACCTCCACGGTGCTCCCCGAGGAGTGTGAGCTGGCGGAGCTCCTGGATGATGCCCTGCGCCTGCACCAGGGGGCGATGGAGCGGGCCGGCATCCAGGTCACGCGCGAGTTGAAGCCACTGCCTCGGGTGAAGGTGGATCGCTACAAAGTGCTCCAGATCCTCTTCAACCTCTTCAGCAATGCGTGCACCGCCCTCGAGTCCAAGCCGCCCGCCGACCGCTACCTGGAGATCCGCCTGGAGGCCCGAGGCGGATGGGTCCGCATCCAGGTGAGGGACAGCGGCGTGGGGATCGCTCCCGACGTGAAGCCCCGGCTGTTCAACCAGGGCTTCTCGACCCGCAAGGACGGGCAGGGGATTGGCCTGCACTCCAGCGCGATCGCGGCCCAGCTCATCGGCGGCCGGCTGACGCTGGAGAGCGAGGGCCGGGACCAGGGCGCCACCGCCACGCTGGACCTTCCCGTGACTCCGCCCCAGCCGGCGTTGGCGCATGCCTCCTGA
- the dbpB gene encoding DGQHR domain-containing protein DpdB codes for MAKKRELRLPALQVKQGPKRMLYVFSVDGKLVHRFATISRVRRDEEGALRGYQRPEVFSHIDEIRRFIEGPNPMIPNAVVLAFNSSVHFEPADTEFHPEGYSRTGTLRVPFEEEMLDEDKPAFVVDGQQRLAAVRDSNVDSFPLSVVAFITDDVAEQTDQFILVNSTKPLAKGLVYELLPNTESRLPSNLLKKRFPSQLLTILNAKRHSPFRGLIQTPTNPSGIIKDNSILKMLETSLNEGVLYRFRSEDGAGGAIDAMVTVLCAYWGAVSDVFPDDWRISPKKSRLMHGAGIQSMGLLMDAIADRHRNRIHLKRDMFALDLMPLKRICRWTSGFWDFGAGRKVEWNQIENTHSDIRQLSQYLLDQYNELVRDANPPSDRRARGG; via the coding sequence ATGGCGAAAAAGCGTGAGCTTCGGCTTCCCGCGCTTCAGGTGAAACAAGGGCCGAAACGGATGCTGTACGTCTTCTCCGTCGACGGGAAGTTGGTCCACCGCTTCGCGACCATTTCCCGTGTGAGAAGGGACGAAGAAGGGGCGCTTCGCGGCTATCAGCGGCCCGAGGTTTTCTCGCACATCGACGAGATACGGCGATTCATCGAAGGCCCCAACCCGATGATCCCCAACGCCGTGGTGCTGGCCTTCAACTCAAGCGTCCATTTCGAGCCCGCAGACACGGAGTTCCACCCCGAGGGGTACTCCCGGACTGGAACCCTGCGCGTTCCTTTCGAAGAGGAGATGCTTGACGAGGACAAGCCCGCGTTCGTCGTGGATGGGCAGCAGCGGCTGGCCGCTGTTCGCGACTCGAACGTCGACTCGTTTCCGCTGAGCGTTGTGGCCTTCATCACGGACGACGTGGCCGAGCAGACCGACCAGTTCATCCTGGTCAACTCCACCAAGCCGCTCGCGAAGGGGCTTGTCTACGAGTTGCTCCCCAACACGGAGTCGCGGCTTCCGTCGAATCTACTCAAGAAGCGGTTCCCGTCCCAACTCCTCACCATCCTCAACGCTAAGAGGCACTCGCCCTTCCGTGGGCTCATCCAGACACCGACAAACCCGAGCGGCATTATCAAGGACAACTCCATCTTGAAGATGCTGGAGACCAGCCTAAACGAGGGCGTGTTGTACCGGTTCCGCTCGGAGGATGGGGCAGGGGGGGCCATTGATGCCATGGTCACCGTCCTCTGCGCTTACTGGGGCGCCGTGAGTGATGTTTTCCCCGATGATTGGCGGATCTCACCGAAGAAGTCGCGCCTCATGCATGGCGCCGGAATCCAGAGCATGGGCCTGCTCATGGATGCCATCGCGGATCGGCATCGGAACAGGATCCACCTCAAGCGAGACATGTTCGCTCTGGACCTGATGCCGCTGAAGCGTATCTGCCGGTGGACCAGTGGGTTCTGGGACTTCGGGGCAGGGCGGAAGGTCGAGTGGAACCAGATTGAGAACACGCATTCGGATATCCGGCAGCTCTCACAGTATCTGCTCGACCAGTACAACGAGCTCGTCCGGGACGCGAACCCGCCGTCGGATCGGCGGGCACGCGGGGGGTAG
- the dpdA gene encoding tRNA-guanine transglycosylase DpdA, producing the protein MKFFFPDSQDLVDPSFDFETERRDDLRVRQRDDLYAHEVFRSRAYDGLLVSKGIVDGYGQVGSRYTIGQKHRLLRNGVKEFLRIEEVPYPLEVMGDCGAFTYVKEKVPPYTADEVINFYSDCRFDYGVSVDHVILAYQPDWDAKGEQPPEEVKERQAITLSLAEQFWTRCKARKEGFTPIGVAQGWSPKSYAHAVKELQAIGYSYIALGGMVPLKTAEVLASLEKIAEVRKPKTRLHLLGVTRLDHMNAFADLGVASIDGTSPLRQAFKDASDNYYTLSRTYSAIRIPQVEGNAKLQKKISSGVIRQETARKLEKAALAAMAAFDKGKLDINASIAALTDYEELCAESSPQEKKAGAAKKRTSRAEVYREVLSDQPWKKCGCEVCRSIGHHVILFRGAERNRRRGFHNVWVFYRKLRSELGLGLEDAA; encoded by the coding sequence ATGAAGTTCTTCTTCCCTGACAGCCAAGACCTAGTCGACCCAAGCTTCGACTTCGAGACCGAACGGCGGGACGATCTCCGGGTCAGGCAACGTGACGATCTGTACGCCCACGAAGTCTTCCGCTCGCGCGCCTATGACGGCTTGCTGGTCTCCAAGGGCATCGTCGATGGCTACGGCCAGGTGGGCAGCCGCTACACCATTGGCCAGAAGCACCGGCTCTTGCGCAACGGAGTGAAGGAGTTCCTGCGCATCGAGGAGGTGCCTTATCCCCTTGAGGTCATGGGGGACTGTGGCGCCTTCACCTACGTCAAGGAGAAGGTCCCCCCGTACACCGCTGACGAAGTCATCAACTTCTACTCCGACTGCCGCTTCGACTATGGGGTGTCGGTGGATCATGTGATCCTGGCCTACCAGCCCGACTGGGACGCCAAGGGTGAACAGCCCCCAGAGGAGGTCAAGGAGCGGCAGGCCATCACCCTGAGCCTCGCGGAGCAGTTCTGGACCCGATGCAAGGCACGGAAGGAGGGCTTTACCCCCATTGGTGTCGCTCAGGGGTGGAGCCCGAAGTCCTACGCTCACGCGGTCAAGGAACTCCAGGCGATCGGTTATTCCTATATCGCGCTTGGAGGCATGGTTCCGCTCAAGACGGCGGAGGTCCTCGCGTCGCTCGAGAAGATCGCAGAGGTCCGGAAGCCGAAGACCCGCCTTCATCTTCTGGGGGTGACCCGGCTCGACCACATGAACGCATTTGCGGACCTGGGCGTGGCAAGCATCGACGGCACGTCTCCGCTGAGACAGGCCTTCAAGGATGCCTCGGACAACTATTACACCTTGAGCCGGACTTACAGCGCGATCCGTATTCCCCAGGTCGAGGGGAACGCGAAGCTCCAAAAGAAAATCTCCTCCGGTGTCATCCGGCAGGAGACGGCCCGCAAGCTGGAGAAAGCCGCGCTCGCGGCCATGGCAGCTTTCGACAAGGGGAAGTTGGACATCAATGCATCGATCGCAGCCCTGACCGACTATGAGGAACTGTGCGCCGAGAGCTCGCCCCAGGAAAAGAAAGCGGGTGCGGCCAAGAAACGGACCAGCAGGGCAGAGGTGTACCGCGAGGTCCTATCCGACCAACCCTGGAAGAAGTGCGGGTGCGAAGTCTGCCGCTCCATCGGGCACCACGTCATTCTCTTCCGTGGGGCCGAGCGCAACCGGCGGCGCGGCTTTCATAACGTCTGGGTCTTCTACCGAAAGCTTCGGAGCGAACTGGGTCTGGGTTTGGAAGATGCCGCCTAG
- the queD gene encoding 6-carboxytetrahydropterin synthase QueD, translating into MEIFKAFTFEAAHRLPFTPEGHKCRRLHGHSFSVEIHIRGAVDPQVGWIRDFADLKAAFQPLHETLDHHYLNEVPGLENPTSENLARWIWQRLKPSLPELSSVVVRETCTSGCIYAGEDEGRG; encoded by the coding sequence ATGGAGATCTTTAAGGCGTTCACCTTCGAGGCTGCACACCGGCTCCCCTTCACTCCCGAGGGACACAAGTGCCGACGGTTGCACGGCCACTCCTTCTCGGTAGAGATCCATATCCGGGGAGCGGTGGATCCCCAGGTGGGTTGGATCCGGGACTTCGCGGATCTCAAGGCGGCGTTCCAGCCCTTGCATGAGACGCTCGATCACCACTACCTCAACGAGGTCCCCGGGCTGGAAAACCCCACCAGCGAGAATCTGGCGCGCTGGATCTGGCAACGGCTCAAGCCAAGCCTCCCGGAACTGAGCAGCGTCGTGGTGCGGGAGACCTGCACGAGTGGGTGCATCTATGCTGGGGAGGATGAGGGGCGCGGCTAG
- the queE gene encoding 7-carboxy-7-deazaguanine synthase — protein MAYAVKEIFYTLQGEGGQAGRAAVFLRFAGCNLWSGREADRPHGAGGCSRWCDTDFVGTNGAGGGSFRNAEELAAAVEATWRGRHGKRLVVCTGGEPLLQLDVSLLEELHRRSFEIAIETNGTLLPPPGIDWICVSPKANTQLALRAGQELKLVYPQAGMPPENFESLEFSHFFLQPLDGPDRERHTQSCVEYCLAHPRWRLSLQTHKLLGIP, from the coding sequence ATGGCGTACGCAGTCAAGGAGATCTTCTATACTCTTCAGGGAGAGGGCGGTCAGGCAGGCCGGGCCGCTGTTTTCCTGCGGTTTGCCGGCTGCAACCTCTGGAGCGGCCGCGAGGCGGACCGGCCTCACGGAGCCGGTGGCTGCTCGCGGTGGTGCGATACCGATTTTGTCGGCACCAATGGCGCAGGAGGTGGCAGTTTCCGGAATGCTGAAGAACTGGCTGCGGCGGTAGAGGCCACTTGGCGCGGGCGGCACGGCAAGAGGCTCGTGGTCTGCACCGGAGGCGAGCCGCTCCTGCAACTCGATGTGAGCCTCCTCGAGGAACTCCACCGCCGGTCGTTCGAGATAGCGATCGAGACCAATGGGACGCTCCTGCCACCGCCGGGCATTGACTGGATCTGCGTCAGCCCTAAGGCGAACACTCAGCTTGCCCTGCGCGCGGGCCAGGAACTCAAGCTGGTCTATCCCCAGGCGGGCATGCCTCCCGAGAACTTCGAGTCCCTGGAGTTCTCCCACTTCTTCCTGCAGCCGCTCGATGGTCCCGACCGTGAGCGACACACCCAGTCCTGTGTCGAGTACTGCCTCGCGCATCCGCGCTGGAGGCTGTCCTTGCAGACCCACAAACTCCTCGGTATCCCCTAA